Proteins encoded by one window of Terriglobales bacterium:
- a CDS encoding MlaD family protein, with the protein MPSQKQVRWSQLRVGLTVIFASLALAVLIFLMSGTTGIFTRKIFIRAYFDNAGGLRVGAPVRLHGVDIGNVTSIRIVAGRPQTPVEVGMKISTRYAFDVRKESQVSLSTAGVLGETFVDIDSTQAQKSPPAQNGDELPIRDRPDIQDVVRASQGTLQNIQTLVQRLDRIVGTIENGQGSVGKFINDPTLYNRLTQTLGQVQGMVADISSGKGSVGKLIYSDELYQKLNSAVDKMNRIVDDINGGKGTVGVLLKDQEMAAKLKSTVNEAHTLVADINAGKGAIGKLAKDEELARKLDITLDRISKIADRLEAGEGSAGKLLKDPSLYNNADQMLVETRTLVKAIRENPKKYLTIHFRIF; encoded by the coding sequence TTGCCTAGCCAGAAACAGGTGAGATGGTCGCAGTTGCGTGTCGGTCTGACGGTCATCTTCGCCAGTCTCGCTCTGGCGGTCCTCATCTTTCTGATGAGCGGCACTACCGGCATCTTCACCCGGAAGATTTTCATTCGCGCGTATTTCGACAACGCCGGCGGACTGCGGGTGGGCGCGCCGGTTCGGCTGCACGGCGTGGACATCGGCAACGTGACCTCCATCCGGATCGTGGCGGGCCGCCCGCAGACGCCGGTGGAAGTCGGCATGAAGATCAGCACGCGATACGCCTTCGACGTCCGCAAGGAATCGCAGGTCTCGCTGAGCACGGCCGGCGTGCTGGGCGAAACATTCGTGGACATTGACAGCACGCAGGCGCAGAAGTCGCCGCCGGCGCAGAATGGTGATGAGCTGCCTATCCGCGACCGTCCCGACATTCAGGACGTTGTTCGCGCCAGCCAGGGCACGCTGCAGAACATCCAGACGCTGGTCCAGCGCCTGGACCGGATCGTGGGCACGATTGAGAACGGCCAGGGATCGGTGGGCAAGTTCATCAACGATCCCACGCTCTACAACCGGCTGACGCAAACGCTCGGCCAGGTGCAGGGCATGGTTGCCGACATCAGTTCGGGCAAGGGCTCGGTGGGCAAGCTGATCTACAGCGACGAGCTCTACCAGAAGCTGAATTCCGCCGTCGACAAGATGAACAGGATCGTGGACGACATCAACGGCGGCAAGGGTACGGTCGGCGTCCTGCTCAAAGACCAGGAGATGGCCGCGAAGCTGAAGAGCACGGTGAACGAGGCGCACACCCTGGTGGCCGACATCAACGCCGGTAAAGGCGCCATCGGCAAGCTCGCCAAGGACGAGGAACTGGCGCGCAAGCTCGACATCACGCTCGACCGCATTTCGAAGATCGCTGACCGGCTCGAGGCCGGCGAGGGCTCAGCAGGCAAGCTGCTGAAAGATCCGTCGCTCTACAACAACGCCGACCAGATGCTGGTGGAGACGCGGACG